The DNA segment GGATGGAGTCGCTGGCCGCCCAACGCGTTGACCTGGGGCTACAGATGGTCAACAACGCTGACCTGGCAACGGTCTGGCCAACGGCCAGCCACGGTGGCCTCCACTCGCGCCACGACGGTCGGATTGATCCCCTGCTGCTGCAACAAGCCCTGCGAAAAGCGCTGGCAGAGCAAAACGCGGAGCTAAATGCCACAGCGGTGGTCCATCTGGAGCGCAACGACAACCACTGGCGTGTGCACCACACCGATGGAAACAGCTCCATTCACGACTGTGTGGTGCTCTGCACAGCCCTGAACTCGGACGTCTTGCTGGAACCACTGGGCCAGGTCCGACCGATGACACCCGTGTTGGGCCAGGCCCTGTCACTAAGACTGACAACGGGTCCGACAACCTGGAGCAATTGGCCCTCGGTACTGGTGAATCAGGGGTTCAACCTGATTCCCACCGCACCCGGACGGTTGCTACTCGGGGCAACCGTGGAACCGGGCGATCGTGCTTCGGAGGATCCGCTGACCTTAATGCGCAACCTCAATGAGCGGGCACCGGAGTGGCTGTGCTCAGCCACGGTGGTTGGCAATTGGAGTGGCCTGCGAGCCCGGCCCATGGATCGCCCCGCCCCTCTGCTGGAGGAGCTGGAACCTGGATTGATCCTGGCCAGTGGGCACTACCGCAACGGTGTTCTGCTCACGCCTGGCACCGCCGAGTGGGTCACCACTGCCGTTGAGCAAGCATAAAAAAAGGGCCCCGCAGGGCCCTATGGAGTTGACGAAGCAACCATCACTTACATTCGGTAAATTTACAAATAACAATACTGGCAAACTTCTTCCTTGTCATATCCAAGTAATCCATCGATCGACCAAAACCAAATACGAACCAAAGCAAGGACTCCTAGAAGATTTTTGCAAGAAACAGAACCGAACTCCAATGCATTTTGACGCCACCCACATGGATAGGAAGCAATGGCAGAGAAGCGATGAGTGAATACGAAGATTGCGAATCGAAGGTGGCTATTGGTTTGAACATGATTTCAAACATTTGCTTTTTCTCGTCTGCATGCTGTGTTAAATATTAATGTAAATTTTCCACGCATCAAAACTCAATAGAGGAACAAACCGGAACTGCACATCGTATCAATAATGTGCCTCAATCATTCCACATAAGGGAATAAAAGCGGAATGCATGTTCACTTTATCTAAGCTTATTGCAAGCAAAAAATAAACCCAAATACGCCTGGCTTGCGTCAAGAATTCATGACAAAAACA comes from the Synechococcus sp. A15-62 genome and includes:
- a CDS encoding FAD-binding oxidoreductase, translated to MIGAGAIGLGTAWHLAQQGHDVSLYDPRLNQSVDREGSAKDLSGTSASLGVLMGYVFRRRSGRGWRLRRRSMELWPQWIEMLQAHQPDLKLHPGLLQIARDEQAAERMESLAAQRVDLGLQMVNNADLATVWPTASHGGLHSRHDGRIDPLLLQQALRKALAEQNAELNATAVVHLERNDNHWRVHHTDGNSSIHDCVVLCTALNSDVLLEPLGQVRPMTPVLGQALSLRLTTGPTTWSNWPSVLVNQGFNLIPTAPGRLLLGATVEPGDRASEDPLTLMRNLNERAPEWLCSATVVGNWSGLRARPMDRPAPLLEELEPGLILASGHYRNGVLLTPGTAEWVTTAVEQA